The Pungitius pungitius chromosome 8, fPunPun2.1, whole genome shotgun sequence genome has a window encoding:
- the kbtbd12 gene encoding kelch repeat and BTB domain-containing protein 12, translated as MDLKTKHGLVLLDQLRKMRDGEHLTDVVLVAEGISFPCHRVVLSAFSPYFRVMFTCGLRECNNREIILRDTPADSLALLLNYMYCSDLPLTNANVQGISIAAFLLQMDDVFARCQLHMTENMDASNCLGVYYFARDLGAEELADHAQRFLRQNFVQVGQNEEVLELEAHQLGKLLASDDLNVSQEETILDVVLRWVKHSPLMGREVRALHLPELLRKVRLPLIGADVLREAMKRNTALLADAECLEILNQALEATAMHPSAAPRKLKLRYGMETTDLLLCVGNDGGGIRSRYGNYTERSFCYAPSTGRIYYITSPRYAEALGYVCAGVVTERNDIIVAGEAGQRRMARQKDGNVEIYRYKVEAQGSWECLTSAEYRDSYALGSLGDALYLLGGQMKLKNQFLITNCVERWSLQGGPWRSAAPLPIPLAYHSVVKLKDCLYVMGGRTPQSYRMDDEPDRLSNRLLEYNPNTNKWKDLSPMKYSKYRCSAVVLNGEIFMMGGIGCEGVDCGQSRRCLDAVEIYNPDGDNWRDGPPLPSAQLSLRTNASNAGVVGGKIYVCGYYKGADRHDDITKEILELDPLENRWTVVAQHALMHDNYDVCLVASLNPRGLMSPSADLVKQ; from the exons ATGGATCTTAAGACCAAACATGGGCTGGTGCTGCTCGACCAGCTGAGGAAGATGAGGGACGGTGAGCACCTGACCGACGTGGTGCTTGTTGCCGAGGGCATCAGCTTCCCATGTCACCGGGTGGTTCTGTCCGCCTTCAGCCCGTACTTCCGTGTGATGTTTACATGCGGCCTGCGTGAGTGCAACAACAGAGAAATAATCCTGCGTGACACCCCTGCAGACAGCCTGGCTCTTCTCTTGAACTACATGTACTGCTCTGATCTTCCTCTCACCAACGCCAACGTACAGGGCATCTCCATCGCAGCGTTTCTCCTGCAGATGGACGACGTGTTCGCTCGCTGCCAGCTGCACATGACCGAGAACATGGACGCCTCCAACTGCCTCGGTGTGTATTACTTTGCCCGCGACCTCGGCGCTGAGGAACTGGCGGACCACGCTCAGCGCTTCCTGCGGCAGAACTTTGTTCAGGTCGGCCAAAATGAGGAGGTCCTGGAGTTGGAGGCCCATCAGCTGGGGAAGCTCCTGGCCTCTGATGACCTTAATGTTTCACAGGAAGAAACCATCCTGGATGTAGTCCTACGCTGGGTCAAGCACAGTCCTCTGATGGGCCGAGAGGTCCGTGCTCTGCACCTTCCAGAGCTCCTGAGGAAGGTCCGTCTGCCGCTGATAGGGGCCGACGTTTTGAGAGAGGCGATGAAGAGAAACACGGCCCTGCTGGCAGATGCTGAATGCCTAGAGATTCTCAACCAAGCCTTGGAGGCCACAGCGATGCACCCCTCCGCCGCACCGCGCAAACTAAAGCTGCGGTACGGCATGGAGACCACGgatctgctgctctgtgtgggAAACGACGGTGGCGGGATCAGGTCAAGATACGGCAACTATACCGAGCGCAGCTTTTGCTATGCCCCGTCCACGGGCCGCATCTACTACATCACTTCACCTCGCTATGCAGAGGCTCTGGGGTACGTGTGTGCTGGAGTTGTAACGGAAAGAAATGACATCATAGTGGCAGGAGAGGCGGGGCAACGGAGAATGGCCCGACAGAAGGACGGGAACGTTGAGATCTACAG GTACAAAGTAGAGGCCCAAGGAAGCTGGGAGTGCCTGACGTCGGCTGAATACCGTGATTCGTACGCTCTGGGGTCACTGGGGGACGCTTTGTACCTGCTGGGCGGGCAGATGAAGCTGAAGAACCAGTTTCTCATCACTAACTGTGTGGAGCGGTGGTCTCTGCAAGGAGGACCCTGGCGGAGTGCTGCACCCCTGCCGATACCGTTGGCCTATCACAGCGTGGTCAAGTTGAAGGATTGCCTTTATGTTATGGGTGGTAGAACCCCACAG TCATACCGGATGGATGATGAGCCCGACCGCCTTAGTAACCGCCTCCTGGAGTACAATCCCAACACAAATAAGTGGAAAGATTTAAGTCCAATGAAGTACTCAAAGTACCGCTGCAGTGCTGTCGTCCTCAATGGCGAAATTTTTATGATGg GGGGTATTGGATGCGAGGGTGTGGATTGTGGACAATCACGCCGCTGCCTCGATGCTGTAGAGATCTACAACCCCGACGGAGACAATTGGAGGGACGGACCTCCGCTTCCGTCTGCACAGCTCTCACTCCGCACCAATGCCTCAAACGCAGGGGTGGTGGGAGGCAAGATCTACGTGTGTGGGTACTACAAGGGAGCAg ATCGTCACGATGACATAACAAAGGAGATTTTGGAGCTGGACCCATTGGAGAACCGGTGGACTGTGGTGGCTCAACACGCTCTGATGCATGACAACTATGACGTGTGTTTGGTGGCGAGTCTGAACCCAAGGGGACTGATGTCCCCAAGTGCAGATCTGGTTAAACAGTGA
- the slc26a6l gene encoding solute carrier family 26 member 6, like isoform X3, giving the protein MDSTRRPGKYRVEREVLDEQRLEEVTQRKTHSDTLPSLTETLKDSLRCTAPKLKRGVLSCLPVLYWLPKYSIWDYGMPDLISGISVGIMHLPQGLAYALLASVPPVFGLYTSLYPPLIYLFFGTSRHISIGTFTVLSIMVGSVTERLAPDTNFLIKNGTNNTAEVDITARDLYRVQVAAATTVLGGLIQVVLGLVKFGFVGTYLSEPLVRAYTTAAAAHAVVAQLKHVFGVSPSRSSGPFSLLYTLRDVCVLLPHTHLPTLCVSAVSTLFLVSAKELNSFLSPKLPVPIPMELITIVAGTLISTYTYLNPNFTISVVGEIPNGLSYPSVPDTSIFKNVIGDAFALAMVGYAISISLGKTFALKHGYNVDSNQELVALGLSNAVGGFFQCFSVCSSMSRSLIQETTGGKTQMAGVASALIVLVTILKLGPLFQQLPTAVLAVIVLVNLKGMFKQYSDIVTLWKRSKIDLVVWLVTWVSTLLLNLDLGLAASIIFALMTVIFRTQMPTYSVLGNVPGTELYVDMETHREAREIPGVTIFRSSATVYFANADLYLDALKEKSGLDISKMIIYKKRQEAKQRRREKRAERREKRRAKKEVCILQTFIENRRAQVFSSVEEEAGRAERENGTVFVVPVTPQTADGPGRWEYLKGAEPDGTSLGWMSELQDGDTTTLGSSSEDTLSRDLERVSLGSLGKWTWDIHSIIIDLSTANFIDTVAIKTMKNIFQDFSEIDVDVYMAGCQSCVVEQLQVGDFFSESVTKRHLFASVHDAVLYCVDQRGSTSLPGHEPSGDTHDGTKL; this is encoded by the exons ATGGATTCCACGCGCAGACCTGGGAAATACAGAGTGGAGCGGGAAGTGCTGGATGAGCAGAGACTGGAGGAGGTAAcgcagagaaaaacacactctGACACCCTTCCTTCTCTTACTGAAACCCTTAAAGACTCCTTAAG ATGTACAGCACCCAAACTGAAGCGAGGTGTGTTGAGCTGCCTGCCCGTGTTGTACTGGCTGCCCAAGTACTCGATCTGGGACTACGGCATGCCCGACCTCATCTCTGGCATCAGCGTGGGCATAATGCACCTGCCACAAG GTTTGGCTTACGCACTCCTGGCTTCTGTACCTCCTGTATTTGGCCTCTATACGTCCCTCTATCCACCGTTAATCTACTTATTTTTTGGAACATCACGCCATATCTCCATTG GTACATTTACCGTCCTCAGCATCATGGTGGGTAGTGTGACGGAAAGACTTGCTCCAGACACAAATTTCCTTATTAAAAACGGGACCAATAACACGGCAGAAGTGGACATAACTGCCAGGGACTTGTACAGGGTGCAGGTGGCGGCTGCTACCACTGTCCTAGGAGGACTGATTCAG GTGGTTCTGGGTTTGGTAAAGTTTGGATTTGTGGGGACATACTTGTCAGAACCTCTGGTGAGGGCTTAcacaacagcagctgcagcccaTGCTGTTGTGGCACAACTCAAACACGTCTTTGGAGTTTCTCCAAGTCGGTCAAGCGGGCCCTTTTCACTGCTCTAT ACTCTGAGGGATGTGTGCGTGCTGCTGCCACACACTCATCTTCCCACGCTGTGTGTCAGCGCCGTGTCCACGCTGTTTCTAGTCTCTGCCAAGGAGCTCAACTCCTTCCTGAGTCCCAAGTTGCCGGTGCCCATCCCGATGGAGCTCATCACA ATTGTGGCAGGGACACTAATATCAACCTATACCTACTTGAACCCCAACTTCACTATTTCAGTTGTTGGCGAAATTCCTAATGG TCTAAGTTATCCCAGTGTACCGGATACaagtattttcaaaaatgttatcGGCGACGCTTTTGCATTGGCAATGGTTGGATACGCCATATCAATCTCACTAGGAAAAACATTTGCACTGAAACATGGCTACAATGTGGACAGTAACCAG gagCTGGTGGCGCTGGGTCTCAGCAACGCGGTGGGAGGCTTCTTCCAGTGCTTCTCTGTCTGCTCCTCCATGTCCAGAAGTCTCATCCAAGAGACCAccggaggaaaaacacaa ATGGCCGGAGTGGCCTCGGCTCTCATCGTGTTGGTGACCATACTGAAACTTGGACCTCTGTTCCAGCAGCTGCCGACG GCCGTCCTCGCAGTGATCGTCTTAGTAAATCTTAAGGGGATGTTCAAGCAGTACTCTGACATTGTCACACTGTGGAAGCGCAGCAAGATCGATCTG GTAGTGTGGTTGGTCACCTGGGTGTCAACCCTGCTCCTCAATCTGGACCTGGGTCTGGCAGCATCAATCATCTTTGCTCTGATGACTGTCATCTTCAGAACTCAGAT GCCAACATACTCTGTTCTGGGAAATGTTCCAGGTACAGAACTATACGTAGATATGGAGACCCACAGAGAG GCAAGAGAAATTCCAGGTGTTACTATATTTCGCTCCTCTGCTACGGTATATTTTGCCAATGCTGATCTCTACCTCGACGCCCTGAAAGAAAAG AGTGGGCTGGACATCAGTAAAATGATCATCTATAAGAAGAGGCAGGAAGCCAAACAGAGACGTAGAGAAAAGCGAGCTGAGAGACGAGAGAAAAGGCGAGCCAAGAAAGAGGTCTGTATCCTACAAACATTCattgaaaat AGACGGGCACAGGTGTTCTCctccgtggaggaggaggcgggccgCGCCGAAAGGGAGAACGGCACGGTGTTCGTCGTCCCGGTTACGCCTCAAACAGCGGACGGCCCCGGCAGGTGGGAGTACCTGAAGGGAGCGGAACCAGACGGCACCAGCTTGGGGTGGATGTCCGAGCTGCAGGACGGAGACACCACCACCCTGGGCTCCAGCAGCGAGGACACGCTGAGCCGCGACCTGGAGCGCGTCTCCCTCGGCTCACTGGGCAAGTGGACCTGGGACATTCACTCCATCATCATTGACCTCTCCACGGCCAACTTCATCGACACGGTGGCTATCAAGACCATGAAAAAT ATCTTCCAGGACTTCAGTGAGATCGACGTGGATGTGTACATGGCTGGTTGTCAAT CCTGCGTGGTGGAGCAGTTGCAGGTGGGGGACTTCTTCTCCGAGTCGGTTACCAAGAGGCATCTTTTTGCCTCCGTTCACGACGCTGTGCTCTACTGTGTGGATCAGCGTGGATCAACGTCGCTGCCCGGACACGAGCCTTCAGGG GACACACACGACGGCACAAAGCTTTAA
- the slc26a6l gene encoding solute carrier family 26 member 6, like isoform X1 — protein MDSTRRPGKYRVEREVLDEQRLEEVTQRKTHSDTLPSLTETLKDSLRCTAPKLKRGVLSCLPVLYWLPKYSIWDYGMPDLISGISVGIMHLPQGLAYALLASVPPVFGLYTSLYPPLIYLFFGTSRHISIGTFTVLSIMVGSVTERLAPDTNFLIKNGTNNTAEVDITARDLYRVQVAAATTVLGGLIQVVLGLVKFGFVGTYLSEPLVRAYTTAAAAHAVVAQLKHVFGVSPSRSSGPFSLLYTLRDVCVLLPHTHLPTLCVSAVSTLFLVSAKELNSFLSPKLPVPIPMELITIVAGTLISTYTYLNPNFTISVVGEIPNGLSYPSVPDTSIFKNVIGDAFALAMVGYAISISLGKTFALKHGYNVDSNQELVALGLSNAVGGFFQCFSVCSSMSRSLIQETTGGKTQMAGVASALIVLVTILKLGPLFQQLPTAVLAVIVLVNLKGMFKQYSDIVTLWKRSKIDLVVWLVTWVSTLLLNLDLGLAASIIFALMTVIFRTQMPTYSVLGNVPGTELYVDMETHREAREIPGVTIFRSSATVYFANADLYLDALKEKSGLDISKMIIYKKRQEAKQRRREKRAERREKRRAKKEVCILQTFIENRRAQVFSSVEEEAGRAERENGTVFVVPVTPQTADGPGRWEYLKGAEPDGTSLGWMSELQDGDTTTLGSSSEDTLSRDLERVSLGSLGKWTWDIHSIIIDLSTANFIDTVAIKTMKNIFQDFSEIDVDVYMAGCQSCVVEQLQVGDFFSESVTKRHLFASVHDAVLYCVDQRGSTSLPGHEPSGVSAWDASMLFVELTLL, from the exons ATGGATTCCACGCGCAGACCTGGGAAATACAGAGTGGAGCGGGAAGTGCTGGATGAGCAGAGACTGGAGGAGGTAAcgcagagaaaaacacactctGACACCCTTCCTTCTCTTACTGAAACCCTTAAAGACTCCTTAAG ATGTACAGCACCCAAACTGAAGCGAGGTGTGTTGAGCTGCCTGCCCGTGTTGTACTGGCTGCCCAAGTACTCGATCTGGGACTACGGCATGCCCGACCTCATCTCTGGCATCAGCGTGGGCATAATGCACCTGCCACAAG GTTTGGCTTACGCACTCCTGGCTTCTGTACCTCCTGTATTTGGCCTCTATACGTCCCTCTATCCACCGTTAATCTACTTATTTTTTGGAACATCACGCCATATCTCCATTG GTACATTTACCGTCCTCAGCATCATGGTGGGTAGTGTGACGGAAAGACTTGCTCCAGACACAAATTTCCTTATTAAAAACGGGACCAATAACACGGCAGAAGTGGACATAACTGCCAGGGACTTGTACAGGGTGCAGGTGGCGGCTGCTACCACTGTCCTAGGAGGACTGATTCAG GTGGTTCTGGGTTTGGTAAAGTTTGGATTTGTGGGGACATACTTGTCAGAACCTCTGGTGAGGGCTTAcacaacagcagctgcagcccaTGCTGTTGTGGCACAACTCAAACACGTCTTTGGAGTTTCTCCAAGTCGGTCAAGCGGGCCCTTTTCACTGCTCTAT ACTCTGAGGGATGTGTGCGTGCTGCTGCCACACACTCATCTTCCCACGCTGTGTGTCAGCGCCGTGTCCACGCTGTTTCTAGTCTCTGCCAAGGAGCTCAACTCCTTCCTGAGTCCCAAGTTGCCGGTGCCCATCCCGATGGAGCTCATCACA ATTGTGGCAGGGACACTAATATCAACCTATACCTACTTGAACCCCAACTTCACTATTTCAGTTGTTGGCGAAATTCCTAATGG TCTAAGTTATCCCAGTGTACCGGATACaagtattttcaaaaatgttatcGGCGACGCTTTTGCATTGGCAATGGTTGGATACGCCATATCAATCTCACTAGGAAAAACATTTGCACTGAAACATGGCTACAATGTGGACAGTAACCAG gagCTGGTGGCGCTGGGTCTCAGCAACGCGGTGGGAGGCTTCTTCCAGTGCTTCTCTGTCTGCTCCTCCATGTCCAGAAGTCTCATCCAAGAGACCAccggaggaaaaacacaa ATGGCCGGAGTGGCCTCGGCTCTCATCGTGTTGGTGACCATACTGAAACTTGGACCTCTGTTCCAGCAGCTGCCGACG GCCGTCCTCGCAGTGATCGTCTTAGTAAATCTTAAGGGGATGTTCAAGCAGTACTCTGACATTGTCACACTGTGGAAGCGCAGCAAGATCGATCTG GTAGTGTGGTTGGTCACCTGGGTGTCAACCCTGCTCCTCAATCTGGACCTGGGTCTGGCAGCATCAATCATCTTTGCTCTGATGACTGTCATCTTCAGAACTCAGAT GCCAACATACTCTGTTCTGGGAAATGTTCCAGGTACAGAACTATACGTAGATATGGAGACCCACAGAGAG GCAAGAGAAATTCCAGGTGTTACTATATTTCGCTCCTCTGCTACGGTATATTTTGCCAATGCTGATCTCTACCTCGACGCCCTGAAAGAAAAG AGTGGGCTGGACATCAGTAAAATGATCATCTATAAGAAGAGGCAGGAAGCCAAACAGAGACGTAGAGAAAAGCGAGCTGAGAGACGAGAGAAAAGGCGAGCCAAGAAAGAGGTCTGTATCCTACAAACATTCattgaaaat AGACGGGCACAGGTGTTCTCctccgtggaggaggaggcgggccgCGCCGAAAGGGAGAACGGCACGGTGTTCGTCGTCCCGGTTACGCCTCAAACAGCGGACGGCCCCGGCAGGTGGGAGTACCTGAAGGGAGCGGAACCAGACGGCACCAGCTTGGGGTGGATGTCCGAGCTGCAGGACGGAGACACCACCACCCTGGGCTCCAGCAGCGAGGACACGCTGAGCCGCGACCTGGAGCGCGTCTCCCTCGGCTCACTGGGCAAGTGGACCTGGGACATTCACTCCATCATCATTGACCTCTCCACGGCCAACTTCATCGACACGGTGGCTATCAAGACCATGAAAAAT ATCTTCCAGGACTTCAGTGAGATCGACGTGGATGTGTACATGGCTGGTTGTCAAT CCTGCGTGGTGGAGCAGTTGCAGGTGGGGGACTTCTTCTCCGAGTCGGTTACCAAGAGGCATCTTTTTGCCTCCGTTCACGACGCTGTGCTCTACTGTGTGGATCAGCGTGGATCAACGTCGCTGCCCGGACACGAGCCTTCAGGGGTGAGTGCGTGGGACGCTTCGATGCTCTTTGTTGAACTAACGTTACTTTGA
- the slc26a6l gene encoding solute carrier family 26 member 6, like isoform X2 — translation MDSTRRPGKYRVEREVLDEQRLEEVTQRKTHSDTLPSLTETLKDSLRCTAPKLKRGVLSCLPVLYWLPKYSIWDYGMPDLISGISVGIMHLPQGLAYALLASVPPVFGLYTSLYPPLIYLFFGTSRHISIGTFTVLSIMVGSVTERLAPDTNFLIKNGTNNTAEVDITARDLYRVQVAAATTVLGGLIQVVLGLVKFGFVGTYLSEPLVRAYTTAAAAHAVVAQLKHVFGVSPSRSSGPFSLLYTLRDVCVLLPHTHLPTLCVSAVSTLFLVSAKELNSFLSPKLPVPIPMELITIVAGTLISTYTYLNPNFTISVVGEIPNGLSYPSVPDTSIFKNVIGDAFALAMVGYAISISLGKTFALKHGYNVDSNQELVALGLSNAVGGFFQCFSVCSSMSRSLIQETTGGKTQMAGVASALIVLVTILKLGPLFQQLPTAVLAVIVLVNLKGMFKQYSDIVTLWKRSKIDLVVWLVTWVSTLLLNLDLGLAASIIFALMTVIFRTQMPTYSVLGNVPGTELYVDMETHREAREIPGVTIFRSSATVYFANADLYLDALKEKSGLDISKMIIYKKRQEAKQRRREKRAERREKRRAKKERRAQVFSSVEEEAGRAERENGTVFVVPVTPQTADGPGRWEYLKGAEPDGTSLGWMSELQDGDTTTLGSSSEDTLSRDLERVSLGSLGKWTWDIHSIIIDLSTANFIDTVAIKTMKNIFQDFSEIDVDVYMAGCQSCVVEQLQVGDFFSESVTKRHLFASVHDAVLYCVDQRGSTSLPGHEPSGVSAWDASMLFVELTLL, via the exons ATGGATTCCACGCGCAGACCTGGGAAATACAGAGTGGAGCGGGAAGTGCTGGATGAGCAGAGACTGGAGGAGGTAAcgcagagaaaaacacactctGACACCCTTCCTTCTCTTACTGAAACCCTTAAAGACTCCTTAAG ATGTACAGCACCCAAACTGAAGCGAGGTGTGTTGAGCTGCCTGCCCGTGTTGTACTGGCTGCCCAAGTACTCGATCTGGGACTACGGCATGCCCGACCTCATCTCTGGCATCAGCGTGGGCATAATGCACCTGCCACAAG GTTTGGCTTACGCACTCCTGGCTTCTGTACCTCCTGTATTTGGCCTCTATACGTCCCTCTATCCACCGTTAATCTACTTATTTTTTGGAACATCACGCCATATCTCCATTG GTACATTTACCGTCCTCAGCATCATGGTGGGTAGTGTGACGGAAAGACTTGCTCCAGACACAAATTTCCTTATTAAAAACGGGACCAATAACACGGCAGAAGTGGACATAACTGCCAGGGACTTGTACAGGGTGCAGGTGGCGGCTGCTACCACTGTCCTAGGAGGACTGATTCAG GTGGTTCTGGGTTTGGTAAAGTTTGGATTTGTGGGGACATACTTGTCAGAACCTCTGGTGAGGGCTTAcacaacagcagctgcagcccaTGCTGTTGTGGCACAACTCAAACACGTCTTTGGAGTTTCTCCAAGTCGGTCAAGCGGGCCCTTTTCACTGCTCTAT ACTCTGAGGGATGTGTGCGTGCTGCTGCCACACACTCATCTTCCCACGCTGTGTGTCAGCGCCGTGTCCACGCTGTTTCTAGTCTCTGCCAAGGAGCTCAACTCCTTCCTGAGTCCCAAGTTGCCGGTGCCCATCCCGATGGAGCTCATCACA ATTGTGGCAGGGACACTAATATCAACCTATACCTACTTGAACCCCAACTTCACTATTTCAGTTGTTGGCGAAATTCCTAATGG TCTAAGTTATCCCAGTGTACCGGATACaagtattttcaaaaatgttatcGGCGACGCTTTTGCATTGGCAATGGTTGGATACGCCATATCAATCTCACTAGGAAAAACATTTGCACTGAAACATGGCTACAATGTGGACAGTAACCAG gagCTGGTGGCGCTGGGTCTCAGCAACGCGGTGGGAGGCTTCTTCCAGTGCTTCTCTGTCTGCTCCTCCATGTCCAGAAGTCTCATCCAAGAGACCAccggaggaaaaacacaa ATGGCCGGAGTGGCCTCGGCTCTCATCGTGTTGGTGACCATACTGAAACTTGGACCTCTGTTCCAGCAGCTGCCGACG GCCGTCCTCGCAGTGATCGTCTTAGTAAATCTTAAGGGGATGTTCAAGCAGTACTCTGACATTGTCACACTGTGGAAGCGCAGCAAGATCGATCTG GTAGTGTGGTTGGTCACCTGGGTGTCAACCCTGCTCCTCAATCTGGACCTGGGTCTGGCAGCATCAATCATCTTTGCTCTGATGACTGTCATCTTCAGAACTCAGAT GCCAACATACTCTGTTCTGGGAAATGTTCCAGGTACAGAACTATACGTAGATATGGAGACCCACAGAGAG GCAAGAGAAATTCCAGGTGTTACTATATTTCGCTCCTCTGCTACGGTATATTTTGCCAATGCTGATCTCTACCTCGACGCCCTGAAAGAAAAG AGTGGGCTGGACATCAGTAAAATGATCATCTATAAGAAGAGGCAGGAAGCCAAACAGAGACGTAGAGAAAAGCGAGCTGAGAGACGAGAGAAAAGGCGAGCCAAGAAAGAG AGACGGGCACAGGTGTTCTCctccgtggaggaggaggcgggccgCGCCGAAAGGGAGAACGGCACGGTGTTCGTCGTCCCGGTTACGCCTCAAACAGCGGACGGCCCCGGCAGGTGGGAGTACCTGAAGGGAGCGGAACCAGACGGCACCAGCTTGGGGTGGATGTCCGAGCTGCAGGACGGAGACACCACCACCCTGGGCTCCAGCAGCGAGGACACGCTGAGCCGCGACCTGGAGCGCGTCTCCCTCGGCTCACTGGGCAAGTGGACCTGGGACATTCACTCCATCATCATTGACCTCTCCACGGCCAACTTCATCGACACGGTGGCTATCAAGACCATGAAAAAT ATCTTCCAGGACTTCAGTGAGATCGACGTGGATGTGTACATGGCTGGTTGTCAAT CCTGCGTGGTGGAGCAGTTGCAGGTGGGGGACTTCTTCTCCGAGTCGGTTACCAAGAGGCATCTTTTTGCCTCCGTTCACGACGCTGTGCTCTACTGTGTGGATCAGCGTGGATCAACGTCGCTGCCCGGACACGAGCCTTCAGGGGTGAGTGCGTGGGACGCTTCGATGCTCTTTGTTGAACTAACGTTACTTTGA
- the p4htmb gene encoding transmembrane prolyl 4-hydroxylase yields MSSRDTSDGTTASGSTTSPLRPPSDRVPCNKTGVCSRSYFVVVMVFFHVYIINVIALLFYVHYNNGQEDASLDAPSRNPQRTEARPPPSKPAPLRDVSLTRIEGIRVGHVQKVSLVPSKVHEMRTLSLKPLLFEIPGFLSEDECRVVMQLAQLKGLMESQLMVQEGQEELAKELNLSPEEIFNLLDINQDGQLQLHEILTHSRVRDGIWLTPENLREIYAGLKADKDGNDLLSLEEFKLLSNDAFQRFLLQRGLKRSQLVRNSKHTWLYQGKGAHQVLQDIKARVTRLTRLPPALVDLSEPLQVVRYEEGGHYHGHHDSGPVYPETACTHTRLAANTSAPFETSCRYITVLFYLNSVEGGGETAFPVADNRTYDEVSLIQNNVDLLDTRRNCDKSNLKVKPSKGTAVFWYNYLSDGKGWVGEQDEYALHGGCVVTRGTKWVANKWINIDPDYQRQARYQQLVSQQAEDEDDEGFPLNPDQHASDTHQEL; encoded by the exons ATGAGTAGCCGGGACACATCGGACGGCACCACTGCGTCCGGGAGCACGACCTCCCCGCTGCGGCCGCCGAGCGACCGCGTCCCCTGCAACAAGACCGGCGTGTGCTCCCGCTCCTACTtcgtggtggtgatggtgtttTTTCACGTGTACATCATTAACGTCATAGCGCTGCTGTTTTACGTGCACTACAACAACGGGCAGGAAGATGCCAGCCTTGATGCTCCGAGCAGAAACCCCCAGCGCACCGAGGCGAGACCTCCGCCATCGAAGCCCGCGCCTCTGCGCGATGTTTCCCTCACAAGGATCGAGGGGATAAGG GTGGGACACGTCCAGAAGGTGTCACTGGTGCCAAGCAAAGTGCATGAAATGAGGACTCTGAGTCTCAAACCACTGCTGTTTG AGATCCCTGGGTTTTTGTCCGAGGATGAGTGCCGTGTGGTAATGCAACTTGCTCAGCTAAAGGGCCTAATGGAGAGTCAGCTGATGGTGCAAGAAGgccaggaggagctggccaaGGAGCTCAACCTCAGCCCAGAGGAGATCTTCAACCTCCTTGATATCAACCAGGATGGACAGTTACAGCTCCACGAG ATACTGACTCATTCCCGAGTGAGGGACGGGATCTGGCTCACACCGGAGAATCTGAGAGAAATCTATGCTGGGCTCAAAGCTGACAAGGATGGTAATG aTTTGCTGAGTCTAGAAGAGTTTAAGCTTCTGAGCAATGATGCCTTCCAGCGCTTCTTGCTGCAGCGAGGGCTGAAGAGGAGTCAGCTGGTGAGGAACAGCAAGCACACCTGGCTGTATCAGGGCAAAGGAGCACATCAGGTCCTCCAAGACATCAAGGCGAG AGTGACTCGTCTCACTCGGCTCCCGCCCGCACTGGTGGACCTCAGTGAGCCCCTCCAGGTGGTCCGCTATGAGGAGGGAGGACACTACCACGGCCACCACGACAGCGGCCCTGTGTACCCTGAAaccgcatgcacgcacacgcgccTCGCGGCCAACACCTCCGCTCCGTTTGAGACGTCTTGCAG GTACATCACAGTTCTCTTCTACCTGAACTCtgtcgaggggggaggggagaccgCGTTCCCTGTGGCAGACAACAGGACCTATGATGAAGTG TCTCTCATACAGAATAACGTTGATCTTTTGGACACCAGAAGGAATTGTGACAAGAGCAACCTGAAGGTGAAGCCCAGCAAAGGGACAGCTGTTTTCTGGTACAACTACCTTTCTGATGGAAAAG GTTGGGTGGGAGAGCAGGATGAATACGCCCTGCATGGAGGCTGTGTGGTCACTCGTGGCACTAAGTGGGTCGCAAATAAATGGATAAACATTGATCCAGATTACCAGCGCCAGGCTCGCTATCAGCAGCTGGTTTCACAGCAagcagaggatgaagatgaCGAAGGTTTTCCTTTGAACCCGGACCAACATGCTTCTGATACCCATCAAGAATTGTAG